The Cinclus cinclus chromosome 3, bCinCin1.1, whole genome shotgun sequence genome has a window encoding:
- the HDAC2 gene encoding histone deacetylase 2, which produces MAYSQGGGKKKVCYYYDGDIGNYYYGQGHPMKPHRIRMTHNLLLNYGLYRKMEIYRPHKATAEEMTKYHSDEYIKFLRSIRPDNMSEYSKQMQRFNVGEDCPVFDGLFEFCQLSTGGSVAGAVKLNRQQTDMAVNWAGGLHHAKKSEASGFCYVNDIVLAILELLKYHQRVLYIDIDIHHGDGVEEAFYTTDRVMTVSFHKYGEYFPGTGDLRDIGAGKGKYYAVNFPMRDGIDDESYGQIFKPIISKVMEMYQPSAVVLQCGADSLSGDRLGCFNLTVKGHAKCVEVVKTFNLPLLMLGGGGYTIRNVARCWTYETAVALDCEIPNELPYNDYFEYFGPDFKLHISPSNMTNQNTPEYMEKIKQRLFENLRMLPHAPGVQMQAIPEDAVHEDSGDEDGEDPDKRISIRASDKRIACDEEFSDSEDEGEGGRRNVADHKKGAKKARIEEDKKETEDKKADVKEEDKAKDNSGEKTDAKGTKSEQLSNP; this is translated from the exons GTGATATTGGAAACTATTACTATGGACAAGGACATCCAATGAAGCCGCATAGGATCCGAATGACTCACAACTTGCTGCTAAACTATGGCTTatacagaaaaatggaaatttat CGACCTCACAAAGCAACTGCTGAAGAAATGACCAAGTACCATAGTGATGAATACATCAAATTTCTCCGATCAATAAGACCCGACAATATGTCTGAGTACAGCAAGCAAATGCAGAGAT TTAATGTTGGAGAAGATTGTCCTGTATTTGATGGCTTGTTTGAGTTTTGTCAGCTGTCAACTGGAGGCTCTGTTG CTGGGGCAGTAAAATTGAACAGACAACAGACAGACATGGCTGTCAATTGGGCTGGGGGACTTCACCATGCCAAGAAATCAGAGGCATCTGGCTTCTGTTATGTCAATGATATTGTGCTTGCCATCCTTGAGTTACTGAA GTATCACCAAAGAGTGTTgtatattgatattgatattcATCATGGTGATGGTGTTGAAGAAGCATTTTATACCACAGATCGTGTCATGACAGTATCATTCCATAAGTATGGTGAATATTTTCCAGGCACAGGGGACCTTAGG GACATTGGTGCTGGAAAAGGCAAATACTATGCTGTCAACTTTCCAATGAGGGATGGTATAGATGATGAATCATATGGACAGATATTCAAACCA ATTATATCTAAAGTAATGGAGATGTACCAGCCCAGTGCTGTGGTTTTGCAGTGTGGAGCAGATTCACTgtctggggacaggctgggatgCTTTAATCTTACTGTTAAAG GTCATGCTAAATGTGTGGAAGTTGTAAAGACTTTTAACTTGCCGTTGCTGATGTTAGGAGGAGGAGGCTACACAATTCGTAATGTTGCTCGATGCTGGACATATGAAACTGCTGTTGCCTTAGATTGTGAAATTCCTAATg AGTTGCCATACAATGACTACTTTGAGTATTTTGGACCAGACTTCAAACTTCATATTAGTCCTTCAAATATGACTAATCAGAATACACCAGAATATATGGAGAAGATCAA GCAGCGCTTATTTGAGAACTTGCGTATGTTACCTCACGCACCTGGTGTACAGATGCAGGCCATTCCTGAAGATGCTGTTCATGAAGACAGTGGAGATGAGGATGGAGAAGATCCAGACAAACGCATTTCTA TTCGAGCATCTGATAAGCGCATAGCCTGTGATGAAGAATTTTCAGATTCTGAAGATGAAGGGGAAGGCGGACGACGAAATGTTGCAGATCATAAGAAGGGAGCAAAGAAAGCCAGAAtagaagaagacaaaaaagagACTGAAGACAAAAAAGCAG ATGTTAAGGAGGAAGATAAAGCCAAGGACAACAGTGGTGAAAAGACAGATGCCAAAGG AACAAAATCAGAACAGCTCAGCAACCCTTGA